The sequence below is a genomic window from Candidatus Hydrogenedentota bacterium.
AGCACGCAGGGTGGCCAGTTCCTGTAAGTTGAGTTGCAGGCTGCCGTCACTTTCAATGGCGACCATCGGTTTTTTTCCATTGGCGAAGCAGGCGCCGATGGCGGCGGGCAGGCCGTAGCCCATCGAGCCGAGGCCGGAGGTCAGGAATACGCGTTGGCCGGGTTTGTTGCGGAAGACCGTGTAGAACACTTCGATAGCCAGCCCGGAGCTGCCGGTCGCGATCAGCATCTCGGGCGGGAGCGCTGCGGACAGTGCCGAGACGAAATGGTAGTGGTTGATGGGGCCGCTGTCCGGGAATGGATGGCCGTCATTGACCGGGTAACGTGCCTTCCAGTCGCCAATGCGCGCCAGCCAGGCATCGCGTTCGGGCATCGGTGGTGCGGGTGCCTTGTCCAGTGCGGAGAGGAAGTCGGCGGCGTCGGCGGTGATGCCGAGGGCAATGTCCATGTCGAGTTTGTCGATCTCGTGGCGGTCGACG
It includes:
- a CDS encoding thiamine pyrophosphate-binding protein, with translation VDRHEIDKLDMDIALGITADAADFLSALDKAPAPPMPERDAWLARIGDWKARYPVNDGHPFPDSGPINHYHFVSALSAALPPEMLIATGSSGLAIEVFYTVFRNKPGQRVFLTSGLGSMGYGLPAAIGACFANGKKPMVAIESDGSLQLNLQELATLRAQNLPICLIVMNNGGYASIRNTQRNYFAGRHVGTGPEAGLLLPDLEQVAATYDLLFRRITDAADLAPVLNEVAGQPQAMIVDVQLTPNET